The sequence below is a genomic window from Brettanomyces bruxellensis chromosome 9, complete sequence.
CTTTGAATGTTGAAGCACAACCGGATATAAATCTCCTAGTTGAATAATTGGACACCTGAATGAGAGCAATCATGTTAAGaacagaaaaatatttaaaatgtATACTTTTATGCAACGAATGTAATATCTCTTGCGTTCCTCAATGACGGAAACTATTGTTGCCCGCTTCTCCAGTAATTATACGATAAGGCGCGCCAATTATTGAATGAACACCCTTGTCAAGGAAAACGGCACTTTGATTTCAGCCgataaacaaaaagctCGTTGCAAAACGTGGAAAAAATGTACGTATACCTAACAGTTGCTAAGGTTCAGAAGAGATAAGGTTGTTGAAGGAAACTAATGGGGTTTGCTTCATGTTGTCCGCTTTCATTGGATAAATCtccaccttttttttccatcattttCTCGAAAGTCGATCCTATTGCATCGGCCAAAAATGATAGCATGTAGCTCGTGATGGAGATCACGTGAAATGCTTAAGAGTATTAgggataaaaaataaaaaaatattcaagtaaaaaaaaaaaaaaaaatggttcTTAGGACGAAGACGGAGATCGCAGTCTGAAAGATTGATTACACACGGACCGTAGCGGTAACAGTAAAATTTTGGCGCTTCGGTATTCTTTTATCTGGATGCGTtagaataaatttaaagactgaagcatttgaaaaaaacgGTACTATTGTACTCGTGGAACCTGGAGTATCCCTCATTTCATAGTTTAAACTGTACATAGTATGTTGAGTAAATAAATGCCGAACGGGCTTTCACAAGGAAAGGATACCAAATTAGGAAGTTCCAAACTGGTATCACCGCCTTATATGATTAGGATCACATTTACAAGATTTTACGGGATATTTTCCGCGATGCTCAAATTTAAGTTATGTAACCCCATTTGTACAAAACTTGAGGCAAAACTGTTACCTCAGACAAGcttaaaattaattagGCTTATATTGCATTGCAGGTGGTAAAAATGGTTTGATCCACACATCtcgtcttttttttcgtttacTTTGCCGATgtaggggaaaaaaatgaaagttgGAAATACAGTGCTAAATTAAACgccccaaaaaaatttaatctGCACACAAcaataaggaaaaattaGCGCTCGGTATTGGATGGATCTTCCCGCTTATCGTTATCTATCAGTACAGCTTTGCTCTCGGTGAAATAATGTCCTACTATGAGCAACCATGTCATATTTTTAGGCATTTTGAAGATAATAGCTTTATACAAATTAGGAATGTGTTACTCGGGTCCATAAtgcttttcatttcttatcttcagaagaacaacaaaacATTTTGATTAATCCTTGATTGCATCAACGTCTAATCTAATTTTCTCTGCTTGAAATGCATCGTTGTTATCATTAGCAGTTTCATCTTTCCCATCTCTGGTATCGATTTATTCATGgcacatatatatatgataaTTGTCCCATAATTTAGAGGCTTATTGAATAACGTCATGACTGTTGTCACACTAAAGGTTGTATACgaaaatttgaagtagCTGTACTCAATTATTCATTAAGGGGTCAGTAAACTACAAGTTCAAGCTtgcaaataaaaagaacagaaataaTTTCTAAAGCATGCCTTCTAGTAAAGGAAGTGGTGAGGCTGCCATGATAAAGTCTACGCAGACTGTTATTTCGGTGGATAATATCCCAATAACGTCAGTCCTCTCCGGAGATGATAAAAGGATTTTAGTTGATCACCCAgttgataaagatgaagcagTCATACTTTCCTTAGGATACAAACAAGAATTTAAAAGAGAATTTTCTCTTATGACAACATTTGCCgtttcattttctgttttGGGACTTCTACCATCTATTGCATCTACGCTTTGGTATTCCTTAGCCTACGCCGGTAACGCAGGAATTACATGGGGCTACCTTGTTGGTATGATTGGTGTCTTATGTGTTGCATTTTCCATGGGAGAAATATCGAGTGCTTTCCCGACATCTGGTGGTTTGTATTATGCCACTGCCATGTTAGCACctccaaaatataaagCATTACTTTCTTGGTTAGTTGGCTGGTCCAATTATTTTGTCCAGGTTACTGGTGCTCCTTCCGTTGGCTATTCGTGCGCTTCGATGATTCTTGCATTAGTCCAAATTGGAAATCCAAATTATACGTATGAAACATGGCactgctttcttttaacGATTGCAATAACCGCTGCATGTGCTGTTATAGCATCCGCGCCTACTAAATGGATTGCTTATATCAACACAGCCGCAACAGCtcttaatttaatatttttgttcatttcttttattGTCATGCTTGCCGGAAACAACAGAACCAGTCAGGGACTTCCACGGTTCAATTCAAATGGCTATGCATGGGAGTTAGATAATTTTACTGATTGGCCTGATGGAATCTGTATTCTTATGACATTCATGGCTGTCATTTGGACCATGTCTGGCTTTGATTCACCTTTCCATTTATCTGAAGAATGTTCCAACGCACAGGTTGCAACACCTCGAGCAATCGTGTTAACTGCAACAGTTGGTGGTTTGCTTGGTTTCGTATTCCAACTTGCAATGGCATACACAATAGTTAGTGTTCCTGATGCTATTAACGATGAATTGGGACAACCATACATTGCATACTTGAATCAAATCATGGATCAGAAGAAAGTTATGGCAATTGGTGCATTTGCTGTTATACTTTCGTTTAACATGTGCTTCTCATGTATGATTGCTGCCTCAAGAGTGTTGTTTTCTTATTCTCGGGATAACTGCTTCCCTCTCTCACGTTACTGGTGTAAAGTTAACAATGTCACTAGAACTCCTGTTAATGCTGTTTGGGCTAATTGGTTTATTGGAAGTATTCTTGATATTCTCATGTTTGGAGGTGTTGCTATCGATGCCATATTTTCGGTTGGAGCCATTGGctctttcatttccttcACTGTTCCAACACTTTTAAGAATTACGTATGCTCGAAACACTTTTAAGCCTGGTCCATGGAATCTTGGAAAATTTAGTGCTCCTTGCGGTACAGTGGCATGTCTTTTCGTGTTGCTCATGATTCCAATTCTTAACTTCCCTCAATATAGAGGTGCTGATAATACTCCagatttgatgaattgGACTGTTGTTGTGTATTGGGGTTCTATGTTATTGGTTTTAATATGGTATTATGTCTATGCTCATAAGATCTATAAAGGACCTAAGAGCAACCTTGACAGGGATGCCGTTATTAGTGGTACTGATGCAAAGGACGTCATAAATGCTGTAATTAGCGCCAACCGAAATGTCAAATTTGGTCCTAAAGGTTCAGATCCAGAAAAGAGTTCGGGACAAATTGATaataaagatgatgaaaagaagccGGAGAAGGTTGAAATAGTAGGCTAGCCGAGCTAATGCAGTACCTATTAGTTTatgaattttgcttttatttaGATATTCGTTAGTATTTTTATATCGATACTTAAGATAGAAATTATCTTTAAGCTTAGTTTATTTCCTATGGGATTCAGGTAAACGTTTGTGCTCTTGGGTAGTCATTTGTCGAATAAGGAACTCCTTGTCGCGCcaggaaataaaatagggtgaattgaaaaagggGTAAAAAACTTAGAACAGGcatccaaaaatatatgatgAAAGTGTCTCAATTTACTTGAAGGTAAAGCAATCTTTGAGCTCTATCAACTCCATTAATTGATACAACTATTCTATTAAAGTTTTTGTTTATagcttttctttcaaatccTTAAATATCTGTTATGGAGAGATATCCACCTGAGATAACATCCTTATTGGCTCCGCTTATCATTATACAAGGGTTAGATAGTACCGTGATCAGATCAAATGAAACGGAATTTTCAGACAACGGAGACTTAGAAACAGGTTTCAATTGCCAATCTCCAGATTCATCCATTAAAATAccatcaacttcatcagatgataatattattcataattatttgttgagcaaagaagatgctAGCCTAATCGAGCGAAAGATCCCGGTATCTCATGGacatatttcatcattcttatcGGAATTCTTTTTAAGACATAATATAGCTGATTCTATATTGCCACCCTATACTGCAAAGGGATTCATTAAACAATTATATTATCATTTCAAGTTTATTGGATCAAAATGCTACATTCCAAGCTGTAATATTGATGTTTTCAAGAACAAATATTCTGCGGAACAAACAACGAATTCAGAAGTAATGGATATGCCCATATCGCCGTTTTTTAAAGAATCGCCTTACTTTGGGACAATACTTCCTCTTGAATGGATTCAACTTTATAGGGAAATTCTACCAGCAATCTTTATATCCATTTATAATTTGGAGGTGACCAGAGATAAAGCACAGGATGTGGCTGCAGATCGTAAACTTGTTGAAGAGATTTGTTCATTCAAGcattttctgaatttaagaaaaattaGGTATCTTGTGATCTTGATTTGCGATTATCCTGCGAAAGATATATCCAATTCACTATCAAACCGAGTTGAACATATAAGGATGAATACGAAATTAGCTGCGGGTACAGGGTTAGCATTTTTTAATTCGAAAGAGCCGAAGGATATCTCGAATTTTATGTTATCAATTGTTCATCTGGTGAGGCCATGGTGCACAGATTTTTACAATGCTCTACTTAAGTGTTCGAAAATGGACATTCCTGACGCATCCCTTCAATATGATAAAAATCTATTATACTCGAGATCATCACTTAAGGAAGCATTATTAGAAGAATTTTGCGGCGTAACCGAGGACAGTACAAAATCCATGGAATATTGTTACGAAAGCCTTATAAATTCTTTTCACAGtataaattttcaaaagtcTAAAGTGTGGTGTCAGTGTCGTGGTCTATTGGATTTGGCGGCCATTCACATAGTTCGATCTTACATCCTATTAGGTAATGCGAAACAGAGTTATAagaaatttgcaatacacATTCAAAATGTAACTGCTCTTTTACCACAAGATTTAAAAGACTCTTACTCTTATTATACATGGCTGGCCACACAGATGAGTTGGTTAGCGCAATTAATTCAAAAATCGCCAGAGCTTATTGTTGATGTTAATCCGTCGCCCCAAAGGATGATAAGTTTAAGCTTATTAGGGAATATGAGTCGAAAGCAAAACAGTTCTCCATTTTGTGATGAATGGATAACTCCTCAGGGGGGGTTTATTTATCTTCATGCCTGTTCACTCATGAGACGAAGAAAGATTTGCGCCCTGCATTCTAATAGAGATGCCTCTGATCCGTATATGTCAACATCACTCATGGAAGAACGAAAGTTTCCTTATTCTAAGAAATGCCTACAACTTTTGAGTGGTGCTCTTGATATGTTTTcgagatcaagaaaaatgaaattcaaTAGAGCGGAATCTTACACATATTTCCAAATTGCAGAAGAACATTTTCTTACTAAGAATTATAGTATGGCAATCAACAACTATTTAGTTGCATTACCGATATACCATGaggaaaaatggaaatggatTGAATCCATATTGCTTTTACGTTTATTCCAGTGTTTAATCAAACTTGGTAATTACCACGATTCTGCgatttattatttgaagCTTTGTCTGCTTCCAGAAAAGTTAGTGCATCCGCTTAAATTTTCAATTGATCACCAGAAATTAAAACTTGATAACCACTTGGAAGATTGCGATCCGAGCGAAAGGTTAACGTTCAACGAAAAACTTATAAATGTTAATGTagtttttgaaaagcagGATGTGATAATAGGAAACACTTTCACTATGCAAGCTGTTATGACGTCGGCAATGAACACATTAATGGATCATGCTATTGTTGAGAATGTTCAGTTTATTTTTGGAGATAATAGTAAGTGCATTGTTGTAAAGCATAGATCCGATTTGGAGTTCAGAGTATTTGAGACATTTTATTGTGATATAAAAGATTTTGATTACGCCGAATTTGAATCCAATTTGATTTTTAGTGGGTTTGGCACCCAAaagattttcaactttgatatttcttctgcAATAGGGAAATTTTCATTGAATAGAGTTAAGCTCATCATAAAGACATTGGATTTTGACATCGAAAATTTTGTTTACTTGCAAGCTGAAAAGCCCGGGACTAGTGTTCAGTGGTTACAACCATTTAAAAATGGGAATGGTATATCCGGGCACAAGTTTGTATCATTAACTCTACCGTCGACAACATTTAATGTTCAAGCAAGAATCCCAAAAGTTAATATTCGTTTGAACTATGATGAAGTGATCTTTGATGGTTTTGAAATTCCTATTAAACTGTTTATCGATAACAATGATGTTATCGACTACACATATAATGTTATATCCACTGCAAATGTCGGTGACAAGTCCTTACAGATTTCCCCTAGGAAGCCTGATAATGATAACAAAATACAATCtggaaaaatcaaagctTCCCAATCTAAAACTGAAAATGTCTTCTTATTTATTCCGGTTTTGGACACCAATTTCAGAACTCAAGGTCATGACGATAAGGAAATGCTatacattcatttttgttttgaattTACATCAATAGCTGATGGTATTACCacaaatacaataaaagaAGTTAAAATACCGATTCAAAGAACATTTGATATCAGATTAAATATCCAACCAGATTTAGGTCCAAATAGATCTTTATTGTTAAGTTCTGATAGCACATTGGATAAAGCTTTTTCACCATATGATCGCACATGGAAGGCATTAGTGTACATGAAGAATAATTCATATATGCAGTTGATATTGAATAATTTTGACTTAATAGTTGAGAGTTCTTCAAAGGCGAAAGTCAAGTTAATAGATGATGATTTTTACCCCACACCACAACGCATTACTTTCCCCTGTGtggaaaagaagtttgttGAGCTTCCGTTCAtcctttcttcatcctctgAAACTAAGTCCTGTTCTTTTATCGATACGAAGATATACCTACGCTTTTCTTACACTAAATCTGAGAAGGATTTTCAACTAGAAACACTCAAACCTCGTCCGTATAGTCAATTGGTTTGGGCGGGTAAACTACCATTGAAGGATCCCAGAATATTGGTTTTTCTACATGAATTGGAGAATAACCTGATCGAGCTGAACTACCTCGTTGAAAATCCTTCCAATGAAACCCTTAAGCTGCATTGTGCGGTATCATACAGTGCAGAAGTTGAAATGTATGATATAGATACTCAGGTTGAGTTGACTATTGCTGGTGAATCGAGTAAGATATTGAAGTACAAGTGCGGATTAGCGATGCCTAACATCAACAAAAGGTTGGTCTCTTTGCCtgaatttaaattttaTGATACCGCACATAAGCTTTATTTAAATCAAATGCTTGTTACAGATCATACcgtgttgaaaaaaaataagatgtACTATATGAATTTAAGAAGGGAAACATCGGACATGGTGTCATCAATAAATGAGTCTGCCCTTCCAAACGGTAACCATATTATGAAAAGTTATAAGTAATTTGAAACGTTCTGAGTATGATTATTTTGTAAATGAGAAGTATGACGTTAATTTGTAATACCCAATCATTAATCATATACGAAAATACAATTCTGTCACACAAGATTGTTGTGTAACACAGAAATATCCTATCTATTGAAAGCAATGCAATAAGTAGAAGTATAAATGTAGAGTTGGGTGCTTCCCATAGTTAGGAAGCCACCCACAACGAAAAAGGCACGGTGGAaacggaagaaaaaagcaaacaaCGTGAAATTAAATGATACTGGAGGTTGAAGCTAGACCTAAAACAATTAGTTGATCTGCAACAActcaacatcaaaaatcaaagtaGCATTAGGAGGAATCAAACCTGGGAAACCTCTGTCACCGTAGGCCAAAGCACCTGGAATGGTCAATCTAGCTTTTTCACCAAGTGAAAGTTTAGCAAAGCCTTGATCCCAACCTGCGATCACCATACCCTGACCAATTCTAAACTGGAATGGTTTGTTTCTATCTTTGGAAGAGtcaaacttctttccattCTCCAAAGTACCGGTGTAATGAACAGTAAGCAAATCACCTGCCTTTGGGAAGGTCTTGCCATCACCTGGGGAAACAACCTCAATCTTGAGTTCAGAAGCCATTGCGAATAAGTATTGTTAGATAAATTAGTGTGAACAAATGTATCAGTTCTAAAAGTCTACGTACGTAATGCTGTCCTTACTAAGCTAAGATGCGGCCCACTTTTTTTGCCAGCACcatagaaagaaaaagcgataaaattttttcggGTATCCTCGCATATAATCGAAGAAAGGGAAATCAGATTGCGCTTATATGAACCCTATTTAGAGAACTGCTGGCAGACAGACAGCTAAATATGTACTTTTGTAACAAGCCTTATAATGATTTTGAGTGAGAACTTTGATGTTTTGTTTATTGAAGATTTCCAACTACTTTCCCAAAACTCCTTAGAAAGGGACTGCGTATTAATAAGTCAGCAGTAATTAATTTAGGCTATTCCTAGGGTTCTTGTGTCGGGTACAAAGATGTTTCCTTGGGTAATTATTTTCGGTACAGAATTACAGACGGGCTGCGGGCGGGCTTTGCACTCGGGatttttgttattatttttgtttcgcATACCTTcaattattcttcttttttaatgcCTGCCCCACAGTGGCCACACCGAGAACTTCGAAAACTTATCGTAAACATAAATTAGAAAGCAAGTATATAAAAGCATCAGATTACCCAATTGTCTATTCCTCAAACATTATTAGAGTCTAAATTTCTATTCCACAATCACAATTCGTATCGCAAGACTTCCACGTATACCAATTCCAATGGGAAATTTGAACCCCAAATTCTATAAATCGCACGTGTTCAATGGTTCCCAACGCTCCAACATTGGCGTTCAAAGAACTACTGTTGAATACTTCCTCGATTACAATTGTCCTTTTTCTgcaaaaatattcaaaaaactTAATAATGAACTTCTCCCAATTTTAAAGAGTAAGGGAATTGATAACAAATTTGATATTACATTTGTGAATGTTGTCCAGCCTTGGCACCATCTCAACTCAGGTGCATCTCATGAAGTGGCTCTCGCTGTGGCACAGGCATATCCTACTCAATTTTGGAAGTTTTCGAGCGTCCTATTTGAGCACATTGAGGAATTTTATGATACTGAATTGTATGAAACTACTAGAAAGCAGCTTTATGCAAAACTTATCAAGCTCGCAGTTGAGAATCTAGAGGATGTGGATGCCAAGAAACTCTGGAGTCTTGTTGAAATTAAACCATCGTCTGATGGTAAGCCTCACAATTCTGGTAATGAAGTCACTAATGACCTTAAGTATTTCACAAGGTATGAGAGAACCCTTGGTGTTCATGTGACTCCGACCGTTGCGGTGAATGGTATTATCAAACCAAACATAGAATCTTCTACGGACTCTAGTAGAGTTGCCACAATACTCGAAAATGgattataataatgtcgaactgaagaaaatatcatGTGTTCTTGCTATTGTTCAGCGTGGCTTTATTATTACACCAGATTTTACTATTTATATTGAATGTACTCATTAGCTAGCTGGTGCCTTTTGATGCACTCATACTGAATAGGATGAGTCCATGAACTCTCGTATTGTACAAAGTATAAAAGATTAGATTGtattaaattttatttaattggaGCGGAGCTATTATCACAACTGTTATTTAAGTGCACATTTGATCAAAAAGCAATAAGCATTCTATTCCCAAAAAAATCAGATCAAAAGAGTTTCAATCTTATCCTTAATGGCGTAGACCTGGTTTTTGATTGTAGAAGCATCATTAGTAGTGATGGAACATGCAATCACAGGCCTAGAAACGCCACATGCTCTTCCCAAAGCAGTCTTAGAAGGAACAAAAACATATGGAACATTCTTATCTTCACAAAGTAATGGAAGATGCAAAAGGATTTCAATAGGTTCCGTGTCAGCTGCCATGATAATGAACTCTGAAATTCCTCTGTTCAAGGTCTTAGTAGTCTCGTTGGCACCCTTTTTCAACTGTCTCAAACTTTGGGCCTGCTGGACCAAGTCAAGAATCTGCTGGGTCAAAGCAGAGTCTGCAAGAGGGAAAGCTTTTGGATTTGGTGCGGATGACATACTTTGTTGTTTCTATATTTGCTCTATTCCTTATATAAAGGTTCCTTGCAAACAGCTCGCCTTTAACTTACAAGAGATTTCGAAACTGTAATCAAGAGGTGATAATGCATTACAAGAAAGGGTGGTGAAATTGAGACTTTTAagggaacaaaaaaaaattaataagataaaaaattttcagtcCAAGTGCATTTAATTGTTCTTTTGCGACAATTTGCGTCAATCGTCTCATATATTGATAACATTTTGTATCTACTATATCAGTAACTTTTCGCTTTTCATGCTAATCGCATAATCAATAATATTGCATCACTTGAAGTGACATAGAAAGTACGGTGCCCAATACTATTATATAGCATAATAAAGTACACTTTAACTTTATTCGGATATAAAGGTGAACGTTATGTCTACGTTTACAGAGGTGGCATTCCGCATCactaaatattattatatgtcgTTTTGGGCTTCCAGAAATAACTGCTTTCTCATCGCACCTAGATGTTTTCTCCataagaaatatgaaattacttcaaatatattatgtGCCGATTTAATAACATTAGGCATGTCTGGTTCCAGTTTAGCATGAAAAACTagtcaaacaaaaaaaaagttatatcgtaaatacatatatatatccatGTGAATtaa
It includes:
- the SNU13 gene encoding RNA binding protein snu13, which codes for MSSAPNPKAFPLADSALTQQILDLVQQAQSLRQLKKGANETTKTLNRGISEFIIMAADTEPIEILLHLPLLCEDKNVPYVFVPSKTALGRACGVSRPVIACSITTNDASTIKNQVYAIKDKIETLLI
- the FPR1 gene encoding FK506 binding protein proline rotamase rapamycin-binding protein yields the protein MASELKIEVVSPGDGKTFPKAGDLLTVHYTGTLENGKKFDSSKDRNKPFQFRIGQGMVIAGWDQGFAKLSLGEKARLTIPGALAYGDRGFPGLIPPNATLIFDVELLQIN